A region from the Nocardioides coralli genome encodes:
- a CDS encoding alpha-ketoacid dehydrogenase subunit beta has translation MSKITLAKGLNMGLRKAMEDDPKVLVMGEDVGKLGGVFRITDGLQKDFGEDRVIDSPLAESGIVGTAIGMCLRGYRPVVEIQFDGFVYPAYDQIVCQVAKMHYRSKGRYKIPMVIRIPFGGGIGAVEHHSESPEAQFAHTPGLKVVACSNPIDGYWMIQQAIASDDPVIFLEPKRQYHADKAELDEDATPDPLFSSRVVRQGTDATVLAYGPTVKTALSAAEAAATEGRSLEVIDLRTLSPLDMDPVYDSVRRTGRVVVTHEAHVNLGLGSELAARITENCFYSMEAPVLRVGGMDTPYPASRIEEDYLPDLDRVLDAVDRAFDY, from the coding sequence ATGAGCAAGATCACGCTGGCCAAGGGCCTCAACATGGGGCTGCGCAAGGCCATGGAGGACGACCCCAAGGTGCTCGTGATGGGTGAGGACGTCGGCAAGCTCGGCGGCGTCTTCCGGATCACCGACGGGTTGCAGAAGGACTTCGGCGAGGACCGGGTGATCGACAGCCCGCTCGCGGAGTCCGGCATCGTCGGCACCGCGATCGGCATGTGCCTGCGCGGCTACCGCCCGGTCGTCGAGATCCAGTTCGACGGCTTCGTCTACCCGGCCTACGACCAGATCGTGTGCCAGGTGGCGAAGATGCACTACCGCTCCAAGGGCCGCTACAAGATCCCGATGGTGATCCGGATCCCGTTCGGCGGCGGCATCGGCGCGGTCGAGCACCACTCCGAGAGCCCGGAGGCGCAGTTCGCGCACACCCCCGGCCTCAAGGTCGTCGCCTGCTCCAACCCGATCGACGGCTACTGGATGATCCAGCAGGCCATCGCCTCCGACGACCCGGTCATCTTCCTCGAGCCCAAGCGGCAGTACCACGCCGACAAGGCCGAGCTCGACGAGGACGCCACTCCCGACCCGCTCTTCTCCAGCCGCGTGGTCCGGCAGGGGACCGACGCCACGGTGCTGGCCTACGGCCCGACCGTGAAGACCGCGTTGTCGGCAGCGGAGGCGGCCGCGACCGAGGGTCGCAGCCTCGAGGTCATCGACCTGCGGACGCTGAGCCCGCTCGACATGGACCCCGTCTACGACTCGGTGCGCCGCACCGGTCGGGTCGTGGTCACCCACGAGGCCCACGTCAACCTCGGTCTCGGCTCCGAGCTCGCAGCCCGGATCACCGAGAACTGCTTCTACTCGATGGAGGCGCCGGTGCTGCGCGTGGGCGGCATGGACACGCCCTACCCCGCCTCCCGGATCGAGGAGGACTACCTCCCCGACCTCGACCGGGTGCTCGACGCCGTCGACCGCGCCTTCGACTACTGA
- the pdhA gene encoding pyruvate dehydrogenase (acetyl-transferring) E1 component subunit alpha translates to MTNAGFGPDLVEVFGPSQSAGGPELVQLLTPEGERVHHNQFDKDFTAEELRGFYRDMILTRRIDTEATALQRHGELGIWAQLLGQEAAQIGCGRALRHQDYVFPTYREHGVAYCKGVDPLKLLGLFRGVDHGSWDPADNNFGLYTIVIGAQALHATGYAMGVQRDGAVGTGDPERDTAVVAHFGDGASSQGDVNEAFIFAASYNAPVVFFCQNNQWAISEPIERQSRIPLYQRALGFGFPGVRVDGNDVLATYAVTQAALQRARDGQGPTLVEAYTYRMGAHTTTDDPTRYRLNDDVENWKLKDPIARLEVYLRRNGLVDDEFIAEVKAEADELGHHLREGCKALPDPQPMDMFDHVYEEEPQELREQREGFAAYLESFEGAH, encoded by the coding sequence GTGACCAACGCAGGATTCGGCCCCGATCTGGTGGAGGTCTTCGGACCCTCCCAGAGCGCCGGCGGCCCGGAGCTGGTGCAGCTGCTGACGCCCGAGGGCGAGCGCGTGCACCACAACCAGTTCGACAAGGACTTCACCGCCGAGGAGCTGCGCGGGTTCTACCGCGACATGATCCTGACCCGGCGCATCGACACCGAGGCCACGGCGCTGCAGCGCCACGGCGAGCTCGGCATCTGGGCCCAGCTGCTCGGCCAGGAGGCCGCCCAGATCGGCTGCGGTCGTGCGCTGCGCCACCAGGACTACGTCTTCCCGACCTACCGCGAGCACGGCGTCGCCTACTGCAAGGGCGTCGACCCGCTGAAGCTGCTCGGCCTCTTCCGCGGTGTCGACCACGGCTCCTGGGACCCCGCCGACAACAACTTCGGCCTCTACACGATCGTCATCGGCGCCCAGGCGCTCCACGCGACCGGCTACGCCATGGGCGTCCAGCGCGACGGAGCGGTCGGCACGGGCGACCCCGAGCGCGACACCGCCGTGGTGGCCCACTTCGGTGACGGCGCCTCCAGCCAGGGCGACGTCAACGAGGCCTTCATCTTCGCCGCCTCCTACAACGCCCCGGTCGTGTTCTTCTGCCAGAACAACCAGTGGGCGATCTCCGAGCCCATCGAGCGCCAGTCGCGGATCCCGCTCTACCAGCGTGCTCTCGGCTTCGGCTTCCCGGGCGTCCGCGTCGACGGCAACGACGTGCTGGCGACGTACGCCGTCACGCAGGCCGCGCTCCAGCGGGCCCGTGACGGCCAGGGCCCGACGCTGGTCGAGGCCTACACCTACCGGATGGGTGCCCACACCACCACGGACGACCCGACCCGCTACCGGCTCAACGACGACGTCGAGAACTGGAAGCTCAAGGACCCGATCGCGCGGCTGGAGGTCTACCTGCGCCGCAACGGCCTCGTCGACGACGAGTTCATCGCCGAGGTGAAGGCCGAGGCCGACGAGCTCGGCCACCACCTGCGTGAGGGCTGCAAGGCGTTGCCCGACCCGCAGCCGATGGACATGTTCGACCACGTCTACGAGGAGGAGCCGCAGGAGCTGCGCGAGCAGCGCGAGGGCTTCGCGGCCTACCTCGAGAGCTTCGAGGGGGCCCACTGA